From one Pseudopipra pipra isolate bDixPip1 chromosome 2, bDixPip1.hap1, whole genome shotgun sequence genomic stretch:
- the LOC135410352 gene encoding cystathionine beta-synthase-like yields the protein MAEMLLPSQVTSISTTQELAKACPLMNGDCAGGQESKADSAWILPNLPSKCTWTATTPASKSPHSCVRLTEEKKILPNVLKKVGCTPMVRINKIGKSYGLKCELLAKCEYFNAGGSVKDRIGLRMVEDAERAGIIKPGDTLIEPTSGNTGIGLALVAAVKGYRCIIVLPENMSMEKVSILKALGAEIVRTPCTHFDAPESNIRVAWKLKSEIPNSHILDQYRNPSNPLAHYDTTAEEILEQCEGKVHMVVIGSGTGGTITGVARKLKEKCPECKIVGVDPEGSIVALPSEMNKTNTKTIEVEGMGHDFIPTVLDRSVVDQWYKSNDRESFLMSRRLIREEGLLCGGSSGSAMSAAVRVAKDLKEGQRCVVILPDSVRNYMSKFVNDKWMIKNGFLNDIQEHKPWWWNIKVQKLNLSAPLILLPEVSCQKAIEILQEKGYDQAPVVAESGLILGMVTPSNTLTSVLAGNVEFSDPVTKVIYDQFSKIGLEDSLGKLSCILENDHFAIVVHEQMQFDGNGSSFMKQMVFGVVTAMDLLTFVSRNGKK from the exons ATGGCAGAAATG TTACTTCCCTCCCAGGTGACCTCTATTTCCACCACTCAGGAGCTGGCCAAGGCGTGCCCGCTCATGAACGGTGACTGCGCGGGAGGTCAGGAAAGCAAAGCCGACAGCGCGTGGATCCTCCCCAACTTGCCCAGTAAGTGCACGTGGACAGCCACGACGCCCGCCAGCAAGTCTCCACACTCCTGTGTGCGCCT gacagaagaaaaaaagatcttgCCCAATGTCCTCAAGAAAGTTGGCTGCACCCCAATGGTCCGAATCAACAAGATTGGGAAGTCCTATGGGCTCAAGTGTGAGCTCT TGGCAAAGTGCGAGTACTTCAACGCGGGGGGCAGCGTGAAGGATCGCATCGGCCTCAGGATGGTGGAAGAtgcagagagagctgggattatAAAACCAGGAGACACGCTGATTGAGCCCACTTCAGGAAACACAG GAATCGGGCTGGCACTGGTGGCTGCAGTGAAAGGTTACCGCTGCATCATCGTCTTGCCAGAGAATATGAGCATGGAGAAG GTCAGTATTCTGAAGGCCCTGGGTGCCGAAATTGTGAGGACCCCGTGCACCCACTTTGATGCCCCGGAGTCGAACATTCGCGTTGCCTGGAAGCTGAAAAGTGAAATCCCAAACTCTCACATCCTGGACCAG TACAGAAATCCAAGCAACCCCCTGGCTCATTACGACACCACGGCCGAGGAGATCCTGGAGCAGTGTGAAG GAAAGGTCCACATGGTGGTGATTGGGTCTGGTACAGGAGGCACCATCACTGGCGTCGCCAGGAAGCTGAAGGAGAAGTGCCCAGAGTGCAAG ATCGTCGGCGTAGATCCCGAAGGCTCCATCGTTGCTCTGCCCAGTGAGATGAACAAgacaaacaccaaaaccattgAAGTGGAGGGCATGGGGCACGACTTCATCCCTACTGTCCTTGACAGATCA gtggttgATCAGTGGTACAAAAGCAATGACAGAGAGTCGTTCCTCATGTCTCGCAGGCTGATCAGAGAGGAGGGATTACTGTGTG GAGGCAGCTCGGGCAGTGCCATGTCCGCTGCCGTGAGAGTTGCCAAGGATTTGAAGGAAGGTCAGCGCTGCGTTGTCATCCTACCCGACTCTGTCAGGAACTACAT GTCCAAATTCGTGAATGATAAGTGGATGATAAAAAACGGGTTCCTAAATGACATCCAGGAGCACAAGCCTTG GTGGTGGAACATCAAGGTGCAGAAACTGAATCTCTCGGCCCCTCTCATTCTCCTCCCAGAAGTCAGCTGTCAAAAAGCAATTGAGATCCTCCAGGAGAAGGGATATGACCAAGCTCCTGTTGTTGCTGAGTCAGG ACTTATTTTGGGAATGGTGACCCCCAGCAACACCCTcacctcagtgctggctggaaACGTGGAGTTCTCAGACCCTGTTACGAAGGTCATCTACGACCAGTTCTCGAAG ATTGGCCTGGAGGACAGCCTTGGGAAGCTTTCCTGCATATTGGAGAATGACCATTTTGCTATCGTTGTACACGAGCAAATGCAGT TTGATGGAAATGGCAGCTCCTTCATGAAGCAGATGGTGTTTGGTGTGGTCACAGCAATGGACCTCCTCACCTTCGTCAGCAGAAATGGCAAGAAGTAG
- the LOC135407171 gene encoding fibulin-2-like, whose protein sequence is MALTGALCLLLTCLLLHGVAPKPTCDPSTCPPCPERVLEGPTTATAWDCCPPCPPPCPCPPYLESECELQGFSSSHVPAGRSFYIDFARKLCTCHPGEGITCTPLCPPLPHACQAVGSPVADGCPRCVCYDQEEMAVPAGTTTTRGTQTCSCPPQGGQLQCSGGEGKE, encoded by the coding sequence ATGGCCCTCACCGGTGCCCTTTGCCTGCTGCTcacctgcctcctgctccaTGGCGTGGCCCCAAAACCCACGTGTGACCCCAGCACCTGCCCCCCGTGCCCCGAGAGGGTCCTGGAGGGGCCAACCACCGCCACTGCCTGGGACTgctgccccccctgccccccgccctgcccctgcccgccctACCTGGAGAGCGAGTGTGAGCTGCAAGGATTCTCCAGCAGCCACGTCCCTGCTGGCCGCTCCTTCTACATCGACTTCGCCCGCAAGCTGTGCACCTGCCACCCCGGGGAGGGCATCACCTGCACCCCTCTGTGCCCACCCCTGCCCCATGCCTGCCAGGCCGTGGGCAGCCCCGTGGCCGACGGGTGCCCACGCTGCGTCTGCTACGACCAGGAGGAGATGGCAGTGCCCGCCGGCACCACCACCACCCGCGGCACCCagacctgctcctgccctccccagggGGGGCAGCTGCAGTGCAGCGGCGGGGAGGGCAAGGAGTGA